The Acidimicrobiales bacterium sequence TGTCGCTGTGGACCGGGCGTCAGTACCTCCGCGCCGTGACGTCGTGAGGGACGGGGCCGAGGGCGCGGTCGGCGCGTGAGGGCCGCCGTGGTGGCGGTCGGCACCGAGCTGCTGCTGGGCCAGATCGTCGACACGAACTCGTCCTGGATCGGCCAGGCCCTGGCCGAGGCCGGGATCGACTCCCACCTGCAGATGAAGGTGGGTGACAACCTCGACCGGATCGTCGACGTCCTGCGCCTGGCGCTGGAGCGCAGTGACGCGGTGATCGTGTGCGGCGGGCTCGGCCCCACCCAGGACGACATCACGCGCGACGCGATAGCAGCGGTGATGGGGGTGGGGCTCCACCGCGACGAGGACGTCCTCACGCGCATCAAGGAGATGTTCGCGGCGCGGGGCCGGGAGATGGCCGCCAACAACGCCCGTCAGGCCGACGTCCCCGACGGCGGCGAGGTCATACCCCAGACGCGCGGCACGGCGCCGGGGCTGATCTGCCCTGTCGGCGGCAAGGTGGTCTACGCCGTTCCCGGCGTTCCCCACGAGATGACCGACATGGTGGAGCGGGCGATCATCCCCGACCTGCAGGGGCGCTCGGGCACGCCGGCGGTGATCATCTCGCGCACGCTGCGGACGTGGGGCCTGGCCGAGTCCACGCTGGCCGAGGTCGTGGCCCCGAGGCTCGAGGCCCTCGACGAGGGGGGAGGGAACCCGACGATCGCCTTCCTGGCGAGCGGCATCGAGGGGATCAAGGTCCGGGTGACCGCCAAGGCGCCGGACCGCGCCGCCGCCCTCGCTCTGCTCGACGCCGAGGAGGCGGAGCTGCGCGCCATCCTCGGGGAGCTCGTCTTCGGGGTCGACGACGAGTCGATGGAGCACGCGGTCGGCAAGCGGCTCCTGGCGGGAGGCCTCACCCTCGCGGTGGCCGAGTCGCTCACGGGCGGGCTCGTCGCGTCGCGACTGGTGAACGTCCCGGGGTCGGGGGACTGGTTCAAGGGCGGGGTCGTCGCCTACGACAGCGAGGTGAAGTACGCGGTGCTCGGGGTGCCGAGGGGCCCGGTGGTCACCGCCGAGGCCGCCCGGGCCATGGCCGAGGGCGTCCGCCGCCTGACCGGGGCCGACGTCGGTCTCGCCACCACCGGCGTGGCCGGGCCCGACAGTCAGGAGGGCCGGCCCGTCGGCACCGTCTTCCTCGGGCTGGCGCTCCCGGGGGAGGAGCCCGAGGCCACCGAGGTCCACCTGCCGGGCGACCGGGACCGGGTGCGCCAGTTCTCGACGATCTCGCTGCTCGACCAGGTCCGCCGGCGCCTGCCCGCTCCCTGACCGGCCGCGCCGGGGCGACGCGGTGAGGTTGTTCGTGGCGGTGTGGCCCGACGCCGCCACCGTCGACCTGCTCTCGTCGTTGCCCCGGCCCGCTCTGCCCGGTGTCCGCTGGACCCGGCCCGACCAGTGGCACGTGACCGTGCGCTTCCTGGGCGACGCCGAGCCCGGCGCCGTGGCCTCCCGCCTCGGGTCGGCTCTGCCCGCCGGGCCGCCCGTCCGGGCGGAGATGGGGCCGGCCCGCGCCCGCCTCGGCAGGGGGGTGCTCCAGGCGCCCGTGGCCGGGCTGGAGGACCTGGCCGGCGCGGTGGTGGAGGCCACCGCCGACCTGGGCCAACCGCCCCGGCCCGGGCCCTTCCACGGGCACCTGACCCTGGCGCGGGCCCGGCGCCCCGAGGATCTCCGGCCCCTGGTGGGCCGGCCCGCGTCCTCGTCCTGGCCGGTCCCGGAGGTGACCCTGGTCTCGAGCGCCACCGGACGGACCGGCAGCCGGTACGAGGTTGTCGGGCGGTGGGCCCTCGGCGTCGCCGGGTCCTGAGGCCCTGAGGCCCTGAGGTCCACCACCCGAACAGGTGTTCGGAACTACACTCGTGTCGTTACACGGATGTGGTTCGGGCGGGGGTCGGTGTCACACCCCGTCCGTAGGTTCAGCGCCATCGACGCCCGGAGGCGAGGACCCCCGGGGAGATTCTCGAGGAGGAGCGGTGGAACGAGAGAAGGCTCTGGAGATGGCCATGGGCCAGATCGAGAAGCAGTTCGGCAAGGGCTCGATCATGCGGATGGGGGACAAGACCTCGATGGCCATCGAGGTCGTCTCCACCGGCGCTCTGGCGCTGGACATCGCCCTCGGCGTGGGTGGCCTGCCCCGAGGCCGGATCGTGGAGATCTACGGACCGGAGTCGAGTGGAAAGTCGACGCTGGCCATGCACGTCGTGGCCGAGGCCCAGCGCAACGGGGGCATCTGCGCCTACGTCGACGCCGAGCACGCCATGGATCCGATCTATGCGGCCGCCATCGGAGTCAACGTCGACGATCTGCTGATCTCCCAGCCCGACACGGGTGAGCAGGCGCTGGAGATCGCCGACACGCTCGTGCGGTCGGGGGCGCTCGACGTTCTGGTCATCGACTCGGTGGCGGCGCTGACCCCTCGGGCCGAGATCGAGGGCGAGATGGGGGACAGCCATGTCGGCCTGCAGGCGCGGCTCATGTCCCAGGCCCTGCGGAAGATGACGGCCAGCCTCTCACGGTCGAACACCGTCGCCGTCTTCATCAACCAGCTGCGGGAGAAGATCGGTGTGATGTACGGCTCACCCGAGACGCAACCGGGTGGTCGGGCGCTGAAGTTCTACTCGTCGGTCCGCCTCGACATCCGCCGGATCGAGTCGATCAAGGACGGCGCCGAGGTGGTGGGCAACCGCACCCGGGTGAAGGTGGTGAAGAACAAGTGCTCCGCCCCGTTCAAGCAGAGCGAGTTCGACATCATGTACGGCCGGGGGATCAGCCGGGAGGGGTCGCTGCTCGACGTGGCCGTCGACCTCGGCTTCGTGAAGAAGTCGGGCGCCTGGTTCACCTACGAGGGTGAGCAGCTCGGGCAGGGCCGGGAGAACGCCAAGCAGTTCCTGACCGAGCACCCCGAGGTCATGGTGGAGATCAACGAGAAGATCCACCAGCAGATGGGGATCGGCGGCCCCGTCATCGACGTCCGGTTGGGGGAGGGCGCCGGAGACGACGAGCCCATCCTCATCGGGGACTGACGCACGTCCACGGTCCCGGCCCCGCTGTCACTCTCAGCGTTCGGGGCCGGGGCCGAAATGTCCCCTTCCGGCGCAGGAGGCACCGGGCCGGCGTCGAACCTTGTGCCTGACAGACCCGAGGCACGAGAGGACCCAGGAGACGAGGGGCCGGCTATGGACGTACTCAAGGTCTCCAGCAAATCCGTGCCGAGCTCGGTCGCCGGCGCCATGGCGGGCGTCGTCCGCCAATACGGCGCCGTCGAGGTCCAGGTGGTCGGGGCGGGCGCCCTGAACCAGGCCATCAAGGCGGTGGCGATCGCCCGCGGCTACCTGGCGCCGTCCGGGATGGACGTGGTCTGCGTCCCGACCTTCGTCGACGTCGAGATCGACGGGGAGAGCCGTACCGCCCTCCGCCTGTCGATCGAGGACCGCTCCGCCCACGCCGGCCCCCCGGCCACCCGGAGCGTCGTGGACCTGCGTGACAGGGACGCCGTCCCACGCGACGGAGACGGCAGCAGGGCCCCCTTATCCTTGGAGGCGTGACCCGCCGGTTCCTCGTGCGCACCTTCGGGTGCCAGATGAACGAGCACGACTCCGAGCGCATCGCCGGGCTGCTCGCCGCCGACGGGATGGTTCCGACCGACGACCCGGCCGACGCCGACGTGGTCGTGCTCAACACCTGCTGCATCCGGGAGAACGCCGACGACCGCCTGTACGGCCACCTCGGCGCCCTCAAGGCCCTGCGCCGGGAGCGCCCGGAGATGCAGATCGCGGTGGCCGGCTGCCTGGCCCAGAAGGACCGCGACCTGATCCGGGAGCGGGCCCCCCACGTCGACGTCGTCTTCGGCACCCACAACGTCGGGGCCGCCGCCGAGCTCCTGCGCCGGGCCCGCCAGGAGGGTCCGGTCGTCGAGATCGTCGAGGACTCCGGGGAGCTGCCCCCCGCCCTTCCCGTCCGGCGCCACCTGCCCCACGCCGCGTGGGTGACGATCCAGATCGGATGCGACAACTCGTGCGCCTTCTGCATCGTGCCGGCGGTGCGGGGCCGGGAGGTCAGCCGGCCCTTCGACGAGATCGTCGCCGAGGTCGAGGGGCTGGCGGACTCCGGAGTGGTCGAGGTCACCCTTCTCGGACAGAACGTCAACTCCTATGGGAGGGAGGGGGGGAACCGGCCGAGACCCCGCTTCGCCGAGCTGCTGCACGCCGTGGGGGAGGTCGGCGGCATCGAGCGGGTGCGGTTCACGAGTCCCCATCCCAAGGACCTGCGCCCGGAGGTGATCGACGCCATGGCCGAGACGCCGGCGGTGTGCGAGCACCTGCACCTGCCTCTGCAGTCGGGCAGTGATGCCGTGCTGGCCGCCATGCACCGGGGTTACCGCGCCGCCCGCTACCTCGAGAAGCTGGAGGCGGCGCGCCGGCGCGTGCCCGACCTGGCCGTGACCACCGACATCATCGTGGGATTCCCGGGGGAGACCGAGGACGACTTCGCCGCCACCCTGGAGGTGGTCACGGCGGCGGAGTACGACAGCGCCTACACCTTCGTGTTCTCGCCCCGGCCCGGGACCGAGGCGGCGGCCATGACCGACCGCTTCGTCGATCCCGAGGTCGTGGCGGAACGGTTCTCCCGGCTCAAGGTGGTCGTCGAGCGCTCGGCGCTGGCCCGCCACCGGGCGCGGATCGGCCGGCGGGAGCGGGTGCTGGTCGAGGGCCCGAGCCGCAAGGACCCGAGCGTGCTCACCGGGCGCACCCGGCAGAACAAGCTGGTGCACTTCTCCGATGCCACCGGGGTGCTCGGATCGGGATCGTCGGCCGAGGTTCTCGTCACCGCCGCCGCCCCTCACCATCTCCTCGGGGAGCTGGTCGGCCCGGGCCCGCGGCCGGGGCGGCGCCGGTCCCTGATCCCGGTGACGGCCTCCTGAGCGAGCCCCCTCTGCGGGCGGTGGCGGTGGTCGGCCCCACCGCATCGGGCAAGTCGCAGGTGGCGATGGAGCTGGCCCGCCGAGGGGGCCGGAGCCCGGTGGAGATCGTCTCGGTGGACTCCATGCAGGTCTACCGGGGGATGGACATCGGCACGGCCAAGCCCACCTCGGCCGAGCGGGAGGCGATCCGCCACCACCTGGTCGACGTGGCCGACCCCTCCGAGGAGTTCTCGGTCAGCCGCTACCAGGCCGGCGCCGCCGCCGCCCTGGCCGAGGTGGCGGAGCGCCCGGCCCGGGCCCTCCTCGTCGGCGGCACCGGGCTGTACCTCCGGGCCGTGGTGGACGAGCTGGAGATCCCCGGCCAGTGGCCGGAGGTGCGCGCCGCTCTGGAGGAGGAGGCCGACCGCGGCGGGGTCCCGGCCCTGCACGACCGGCTGGCGGCGCTGGACCCCACCGCGGCGGGGCGGATGCTCGCCACCAACCGCCGCCGGGTCCTCCGGGCCCTCGAGGTCTGCATCGGTAGCGGGCGGCCCTTCTCCTCCTACGGCCCCGGGCTGGAGGCCTACCCGCCCCGGCCGGTGCGGATCTTCGGGCTCGAGGTGGAGCGGGCCGAGCTCGACGAGCGCATCGCCCGGCGTTACGAGCGCCAGATGGCGGTGGGCTTCCTCGACGAGGTGGCGGCCCTGGCGGCCCGGCCCGCCGGCCTGTCCCGCACGGCCCGGCAGGCCCTCGGCTACCGCGAGCTGCTGGCCCACCTGGCCGGCCGCCTGGGGCGGGAGGAGGCCGTGGCGGAGGCGGTCCGCCGGACCCGGAGCTTCGCCCGGCGCCAGCAGGCGTGGTTCCGCCGCGACCCCCGGGTCGAATGGGTGCCGGCGGGCGGCGCCGAGGGGCCGGGGAAAGCGGTCGCTGCCATCGCGGCCGGGCTGGGAGACTGGTGGGGATGACCGCCCGGCCCGCCACCGCCCGGCTGCGCAAGCACCACGGTCTCGGGAACGACTTCCTCGTCCTGATCGATCTCGAGGGCCACCACCCGGTGGACGCCGGATGGGCGCGGGCGCTGTGCGACCGCCATCGCGGCGTGGGGGCCGACGGGGTGATCCGGGCGACTCCGGGGCCGGACCCGCAGTCGTGGAGCATGGAGCTGCGCAACGCCGACGGCACGGTGGCCGAGACCAGCGGCAACGGCCTGCGCTGCCTGGCCCAGGCCCTGGTCCTGTCCGGGGCGGGGGTGGGCCCCGACCTGGCCATCGCCACCGCCGCCGGCCTCCGCCGGGCCCGGGTGGGGCCGACCGGCCCCGACGGCCGGGCCGAGGTCAGCGTGGGCATGGGCCGGGCCGTGCTCGGCCCCGAGCAGGCCACCGAGTCACCCGACCGCAGGGGCCGGCGCGTGGACCTCGGCAACCCGCACCTCGTCGTGCTGGTGCCGGACCCGACCGCCGTGGACGTCGGGGCCGAGGGCCGGGCCGAGGAGTCGCGGGTGCCGGGCGGGATCAACGTGGAGTTTGCCGCCGTGACCGCGCCGGGGGTCGTGCTGATCCGCACCTGGGAGCGCGGGGCGGGCGAGACCGAGGCCTGCGGCAGCGGCAGCTGCGCCGTCGCGGCCGTGCTCCGCGACTGGGGGCTGGTCGGGGACGCGGTCGAGGTGGTGAATCCGGGAGGCCGGGTCCACGTGGGCTTCGAGGGACCGGACGGCGGGGACCTGGTCCTGACCGGGCCCGCCCAGTTCGTGTGCGAGGTCGAGGTACCCGTCCCTTGACCCTGATCGACCGGAGGTTCCGGGAGCGGATCGTGCTGGTCGGGGTGGTGATGCCGGTCAGCGGCCTCGACGAGGTGGAGGCGGGCCTGGACGAGCTGGCCCTTCTCGTCGCCCCCGCCGGTGCCGACGTGGCGGCCCGCGTGGTGCAGCGCCGCGCCAGCCCCGATCCCGCCACCTACGTGGGCCGGGGCAAGGCCGAGGAGCTGCACGACGTGTCCGAGCACGTCGATGCCGACACCGTGGTCTTCGACGAGGAGCTGTCACCCGCCCAGCAGCGCAACCTCGAGAAGATCCTCGGACGCACCGCCATCGACCGGACGGCGGTGATCCTCGACATCTTCGCCCAGAACGCCAGCACCCCCGA is a genomic window containing:
- a CDS encoding competence/damage-inducible protein A: MRAAVVAVGTELLLGQIVDTNSSWIGQALAEAGIDSHLQMKVGDNLDRIVDVLRLALERSDAVIVCGGLGPTQDDITRDAIAAVMGVGLHRDEDVLTRIKEMFAARGREMAANNARQADVPDGGEVIPQTRGTAPGLICPVGGKVVYAVPGVPHEMTDMVERAIIPDLQGRSGTPAVIISRTLRTWGLAESTLAEVVAPRLEALDEGGGNPTIAFLASGIEGIKVRVTAKAPDRAAALALLDAEEAELRAILGELVFGVDDESMEHAVGKRLLAGGLTLAVAESLTGGLVASRLVNVPGSGDWFKGGVVAYDSEVKYAVLGVPRGPVVTAEAARAMAEGVRRLTGADVGLATTGVAGPDSQEGRPVGTVFLGLALPGEEPEATEVHLPGDRDRVRQFSTISLLDQVRRRLPAP
- a CDS encoding 2'-5' RNA ligase family protein, whose translation is MRLFVAVWPDAATVDLLSSLPRPALPGVRWTRPDQWHVTVRFLGDAEPGAVASRLGSALPAGPPVRAEMGPARARLGRGVLQAPVAGLEDLAGAVVEATADLGQPPRPGPFHGHLTLARARRPEDLRPLVGRPASSSWPVPEVTLVSSATGRTGSRYEVVGRWALGVAGS
- the recA gene encoding recombinase RecA, translated to MEREKALEMAMGQIEKQFGKGSIMRMGDKTSMAIEVVSTGALALDIALGVGGLPRGRIVEIYGPESSGKSTLAMHVVAEAQRNGGICAYVDAEHAMDPIYAAAIGVNVDDLLISQPDTGEQALEIADTLVRSGALDVLVIDSVAALTPRAEIEGEMGDSHVGLQARLMSQALRKMTASLSRSNTVAVFINQLREKIGVMYGSPETQPGGRALKFYSSVRLDIRRIESIKDGAEVVGNRTRVKVVKNKCSAPFKQSEFDIMYGRGISREGSLLDVAVDLGFVKKSGAWFTYEGEQLGQGRENAKQFLTEHPEVMVEINEKIHQQMGIGGPVIDVRLGEGAGDDEPILIGD
- the miaB gene encoding tRNA (N6-isopentenyl adenosine(37)-C2)-methylthiotransferase MiaB, which encodes MTRRFLVRTFGCQMNEHDSERIAGLLAADGMVPTDDPADADVVVLNTCCIRENADDRLYGHLGALKALRRERPEMQIAVAGCLAQKDRDLIRERAPHVDVVFGTHNVGAAAELLRRARQEGPVVEIVEDSGELPPALPVRRHLPHAAWVTIQIGCDNSCAFCIVPAVRGREVSRPFDEIVAEVEGLADSGVVEVTLLGQNVNSYGREGGNRPRPRFAELLHAVGEVGGIERVRFTSPHPKDLRPEVIDAMAETPAVCEHLHLPLQSGSDAVLAAMHRGYRAARYLEKLEAARRRVPDLAVTTDIIVGFPGETEDDFAATLEVVTAAEYDSAYTFVFSPRPGTEAAAMTDRFVDPEVVAERFSRLKVVVERSALARHRARIGRRERVLVEGPSRKDPSVLTGRTRQNKLVHFSDATGVLGSGSSAEVLVTAAAPHHLLGELVGPGPRPGRRRSLIPVTAS
- the miaA gene encoding tRNA (adenosine(37)-N6)-dimethylallyltransferase MiaA, which gives rise to MAVVGPTASGKSQVAMELARRGGRSPVEIVSVDSMQVYRGMDIGTAKPTSAEREAIRHHLVDVADPSEEFSVSRYQAGAAAALAEVAERPARALLVGGTGLYLRAVVDELEIPGQWPEVRAALEEEADRGGVPALHDRLAALDPTAAGRMLATNRRRVLRALEVCIGSGRPFSSYGPGLEAYPPRPVRIFGLEVERAELDERIARRYERQMAVGFLDEVAALAARPAGLSRTARQALGYRELLAHLAGRLGREEAVAEAVRRTRSFARRQQAWFRRDPRVEWVPAGGAEGPGKAVAAIAAGLGDWWG
- the dapF gene encoding diaminopimelate epimerase, translated to MTARPATARLRKHHGLGNDFLVLIDLEGHHPVDAGWARALCDRHRGVGADGVIRATPGPDPQSWSMELRNADGTVAETSGNGLRCLAQALVLSGAGVGPDLAIATAAGLRRARVGPTGPDGRAEVSVGMGRAVLGPEQATESPDRRGRRVDLGNPHLVVLVPDPTAVDVGAEGRAEESRVPGGINVEFAAVTAPGVVLIRTWERGAGETEACGSGSCAVAAVLRDWGLVGDAVEVVNPGGRVHVGFEGPDGGDLVLTGPAQFVCEVEVPVP